The DNA sequence CCCTTCCATCATCTCTCCACCACCCTGCTtgacagtagggatgggcggtatggactaaaaaatgtatcacgatcatttctggcatttatcctgataatgataaaaatgacgataaaaaaaataaaaaaataaatctatctcactctcagatccgccatgtttgttacacaaaaacgtcatcaacgggaatttatccttccttctttctttctttctttcaggctcatttctttctttcaggttcccttccttccttccttccttccttccttccttccttccttccttccttccttccttccttccttccttccttccttccttccttccttccttccttccttccttccttccttccttccttccttccttccttccttccttccttccttccttccttccttccttccttccttccttccttccttccttccttccttccttccttccttccttccttccttgtgcgtggatttaacgcagatccataaatcagctttacacaaaaacatcatcaatttatttaatttatcgtttttaccgcgagatgagaaattcttatcgtggggaatttttttgacggtttatcgtgaacggtaaaatatcacccattcctacttgaCAGTGGGTAAAATGTGTTTgggattaccgtattttcgcgaccataaggcgcacataatttatttatttattttttttaaatgtcccgggcgccttatgaaacgtTGCGCcatgtctattacctgaattacggtaatgtaaggccggccaccatgagaacggtaaaaagagaagggggcgggtgaagcacccgtgagttgcgacgtgaatgagactccactgagctgtttaatgcggaaacagaagatgaaaacttttaaggatttgcttgatgtgtaaagtgaaataaaatacaatcaaactaagttttgctcccgctatatttttaaataagcacacttgtgtgtgtgttctgcagcgcgtgtgtgttttgcatgtcgggaaccgaggaagcgcctgccgtggggttgcggggtccgatcgccgcattttcactcatttcagtgaaaattttctcttgttccattggcagtttttttttttttttacgttttatttttggtaagattgagtttttatatttgtatttatatgttaataaaataatgttttaacatgataattgtcatatttttaaacatattagaactcccaaaatacaaaatatcttgcttgTAAAAAGCGTTTCCTTGAGCCAGTTGAAGGCATggtttacacaaaaaaaaaaaaaaaaaaatcatacatttaTCTAAAATTGCAATTGAGTCTACAGATGCCCCAAGTATCATCTACAAGATTTCTAGGAATAATTATTGATGAGCGTTTGTGTTGGAGAGAACAGGTTTATTGTGTgagtaagaaaataaacaaatctatTGGCATAATAAGGAAAGTTAGACACCGTGTTTCTAAGCAGTGTCTACTTACTCTTTATTACAGTCTAATCTATCCTCACATTTCATATTGCAATATTGTTTGGGGGAGTACATTTACAACTAATCTCCATAAAATCTTAATTCTCCAGAATTGTTTTGTAAGACTTGCATCTCGATCTGTCTGGGATGCTACTGCTGCTCCcttatttaaaaatctacagaTCCTTCTGACATcaacagttaccaaatatgcatttttctttacaagatattttcctcagaaggaaatgttcccGAGCACTTTAGGTCATACTTCGCTACAAACTCTCAATTTCATTCCTAATCAACTCGGCAGGCCCCTAGCCCTACATCCGGAATCTagaagccaatttttgtttaggtttagaggtgtcaaagtctggaatagttggtaccatatttcaaacaattgtaggtccctatccattttcagaagtcgctcaagagagcatttaattcaacaatgtagtcaagaaagctcttgcttttcccactgttaatgtttcttttgtacctcatattctgtgttgccatttgttcagcataatattcatattttcatgatcatagGTCTACAGTAATTTTTCATTTCcattcatgttctgcattcaatttttatgatgtattatttatttttatgattttgtgtcctcataactttattgttaaatggggctcctcataagcctactggcttgctcgctcctccctgggcagtttcttttaactgcccttatttgtgtgatgttattttttattgtatgtgctaaataaactaaactaaactatttggaaggatgtgttgtttttgaccatgtaacaattagaacaaagccaaaggaaacatttattattaatttgttgattatcctcgCAAAATTCCACCTCCACAAATCTAAATTCTTAcgcaaaaaaccctctttttttacttttcattgtgaattaaaacagtatctggactctattaagttttctaataattcgaaggcaatcaaaaccataaatgtatgtaaatgttttggctttctgttataatttcatcccccctggctggttgtaatgtgttgtgctttttgttttgttttttatttgagttgtactctttatatgttataattcgacgtgaatttgcataatgtgaagttttgttatcaGTTATGTTTGcaattgttaataaaaaaaaaaaaaaaaaaaaaaaacctaaactaaACTTTACCCGCACGCGTGTGCGCATGATCAGGATGGTGCCACCCCCGCCTCAATTAGAGCCAGGAAAAACCTTGAATGacaaagttgaatctaatctattTTCCAAATACTAATTCCACTACGACTAGATAATTTTTACTGGATTTTAGAAAGTAAATCAGgattgttctgggtctctgggaagcgcctagagacaacttctgttgtaataaacgctatataaataaagttgaattaaaAAAGGGGGACACTAACAATAAATCATGGTTAAATCCTTAATCTAGGTGAAGCTGCTCCTCATCTCCTCCCCACCAGGCCACCAGCATCACTCCTGGATGTTATTGGAgggttttcattcattctctCTCGCCTGCTCTTCCACCTAATGCTTCACTGTTGTGACTCGATCCCTTCACCCTTATAATCAGACCTCTCCTAATCAACAGAATATGTTATTATCTCCTGGTACTTCTGCCTGCTCTTCACATTAATCCCACAGGAGGTGAACAGACCTGTTAGCATGGGTTCGTGTGACACCGAGCTAAGCGTGTTATGGTTTGCTAAGAGGCTAATGTCGCCATTTTACGGCCCCCGGGCCAATCCACGCGtgattaaaaacagaaaataatcacTTATTACGAATCACAAATCTGTCACTACTAGTCACACGCCACTGATGAGAAGCAGAAAAACAATATTGTGTGAAATTGTAGCACTCGGACTTACATATTTCCTTTTCGGTCTTCTTTTTCTTCGACTTTCGGCGGCGGTTGGAAACAGCTCTCAGGCTcactaccgccacctgctggaACATccggcttttattttgaaaggaccTCGACATGCcgtaatgccgcgttccatttgtcctcggaagtggggacttcccagttcctagtcggaattttcaactggaacgcccctcgaagtgggatttcccactgggaaagtgggagagtcttcagatttataatacatccatgttcACCACCCCTGAGTTCACATtcaaagatggctgccccggttgtaaacagtagcagagagctctgtaaaaattcgtagcacttcattctagttttggtcacactaaatcagtcgtatacaagtattgttcggcatatatatgctgctatagtgtaatttacatttttcatgtggtatatgcgaactacaaacttgtttacctactttgtaactggaacgctgataactcggctgtgacgtcagttccgagttccgacttccgaggtaaatcgAACGCAGCATAATATCCCCGCTCAGTGTAAACCAATGAGCAGCCTGGACGCACTCTGCGCCGACAGGAAGTAGGGCACAAAATAAAAGGTGAATTTTTACCTAATTTTTGACTGTCAGGAGCTATTTGGTATCTAAACAcgttaaatattcttgttttacaATCTCAAGATATTCATCTTTATAACCACTTGACAATTATTGCATTTATATATGAAAATAGTATAAATGCAATAGTATAGTAATCGAAAAATAGTATGTTAATTAACTATAAAGGTTTAAACTGACAAAAGTGACTGGCAAAGTGGTGCCTTAGAGTTGAACAGATGGGCGAAACGGTCCCATATTATTATACCAGTTTCAACGGTCACATAATTGGTTTCTTATCTTCCAAAGACATGAAAAGGGCAGCATAACCCCGGTGACAAGAGCACAGACAGTTTGAATGCTCTTATAGAAATAGACaagctaaaaaaacaacaatagccACGTTTAGGGGTGATAGATTAGAAGCTACAGGACACAGGGACAGCCAGAGTTCAGATGAACTCCACAGGAAAACAGGAGACAGGAGAAACAAGCAAAGCCTCAGGAAGTGTTGGGACCCTTGCTCTGACTGTGTGCTCTGCTGCCATTGGAGGCACCTTCCAGTACGGCTACAACATCTCAATCATCAATGCCCCCACCAGCTACATCCAGGGCTTCATCAATGACACGTACCTGGAGCGTTGGGGTACTGGCCTTGACACCCCTCAGGTCACCCTGGTGTGGACCGTAATTGTGTCAGCCTTCTCGCTGGGAGGTTTGTGTGGGGCCCTACTAGCTGGCCCTATGGCGGTCAAGTTTGGTCGGAAGAAGTCTCTACTTTTCAACAACCTTTTCCTCTTTGTTGGTGCCGTGCTTGTGCTAACGTCCAAGGCGGCCAAAGCATTTGAGCTGATCATTCTCGCTCGTTTTCTGGTGGGGATAAATGCAGGAGTCAGCATGAATGTCCAGCCGATGTACTTCGGAGAAAGTGCTCCCAAACACCTCAGAGGTGCTGTGGCTTTTTCATCTGCTGTTTTCACGGCATTTGGGATTTTCCTGGGTCAGGTAGTGGGGATCACTGAGCTGCTGGGTACAGAGCCTCTATGGCCCTACTTACTAGCTAGTAATGCTTTGCCAGCAATGATCCAGCTGGTGACGCTACCCTGGTTCCCTGAAAGTCCCAGATACCTTCTCATCGACAGGGGGGATAGGGAAGCATGTGTCAAGGCTCTTGGAAGACTTCGTGGCGGGGAGGCTCCTGCCTTGGAGATGGAGGAGATGCTTCAGGAGCAGCAGGCAGCCTTAAATTCAGGTTCTGTGGCTCCTGCCAAGACGCCTTGGACGCTGTTTAAGGATCGTGACCTACGATCCCAACTCAGGACGGTCATGATTGCCAGCAGCGCGATGATGCTTTGCGGAAATGATTCCTTCTACTTCTATGCATCCTACATCTTTATGGAAGCAGGAATACCTCAGGAGAAAATTCAATATGTCACTATTGGAACAGGGGCATCTGAGTTCATTGCTTCTATTCTGAGTAACCTCCTGATCGAACGTGTGGGCCGCAGGTACCTTCTCATCGGTGGGTACAGTCTAATGACTTGTTGGGGTATTGTCTTTACTGTAGCTCTTAGCCTTCAGAGCCGAGGTGTAGCAGGGATGCCATACCTCAGCATGGCGTGCATGTTCGTCTACATCCTCAGCTTTGGCCTGGGCCCTGCAGGAGTAACGGGGATCTTACCAGCTGAGATCTTTGACCAAGCTTCTCGGCCCGCGGCATACATGGTCGCCGGCTCACTTATGTGGATCAGCCTGTTCTTGGTGGGGATGCTGTTCCCCTTCATTATGAGCAGCCTAGGAAACTACTGCTTCCTGCCTTTCTTGATTGTTTGTGTGGTCTCTGCTTTGGTTTTGGGGCTAACCTTGCCAGAGACAAAGGGCAAGAGTCTGGCTGAGATAACAGCAGAGTTTGATAGGAGAAATGGAGGAAAAAAGGTGGAAAGGCCAGGTCGGCAGGCTGATGAGCCTCTGAATGATCACTATCAACCGGGTAAAGCGTGCTCTTTTACAACCCTCGCATGTGATCCTGACTCTGACCAGAAGAATAGAGCTTGAAAGTTGACCTTGAAAATAAGGAAATGAACAGGCTGTGCCTTTGTTGTCCATTTTATGCAATTTCAGTGTTTTATGTATATGCATACAGTATTGATAAATGTGTAGATGTGTCCTATTTATGAGAAGTGATCTCTGTGGAACAGACGATGTACAGTAGATCTCAAGTGCACTGTACGTAGAAACGCATGCTGACTGAAATCCTAGCATGTAACAGCTTCCTAACAGGAGTAGGACAAGAAAAGGAAAACCATCAATGAAACtctcaaatgtatttatgtCGTTCCAATATCAAAGTGGTAGTCAAGAGGGCCATTTGCCTTAAACTCAACCGGCCAACTTTTATTAAATATTCAAGCTCTTTAATGGCATTGCCTGCATTTGTATAGCAGGTAATCATTGGAACCGCATGTTTAAAGGATTATCCACTCTAATTGAACGCTTCTGCCGTGGACAGATAAGAATGTTTATTTACTGTGTAATCTTTTGTCTATCCAGCTCAGTGATTAACGCTCTTCTCATGCAGTTTTTCTTAATTCATCCATCACTCTTGAGTATATGTCCAATTTAACTATTTTTTGTTCTACCTCTCTACTTTATATGCATGAGGTTCAGTAGGACATTTATTTACACAGCATAAAAGAACAATGTGCTTTTTTtgcccccgccccccccttTCCCAGAATTAATGAAGGCAATGTCTCAAAAACGCCAGCAGATGTCCTCATTAACCTCACGCTATCCACGGCTTGAAAATGAGGTAATGTCTCATGGAAGTGAGCTGAACATTTCACACCCAGACAAGGAGGACACCCTTAAGCCTGAACAGCTGGCACTTCAAGCCTTCTCTGGCACATCTGTATGTCCTTTCATCCACCCTTGTTGCTTTCATGCCTAGAACGACTCACACATGACATGAGGACGTTGACCCGTTAATTCCCTTTTTGCTGCACCTGTCGGACTCTGCAATGAAGCAATAAGCTTTTTGTGAACGACAATGTCTTTTTTCAATGAATTCTAATGACAATCCTCTGTGAAGGTAGAGATTTATCAGAAATCACACTGTATACTTCTCaggttatatatttattttcgtgattgtttaaaatgttgattatttaaaaatcatTGAAAAGTCCTGCTGCCTGTATGCCAAATAAAATGATGTATTGACCTACACCCATGTCACCATCATGATCTTATTGGAGTGGTTTTAGTGCGCTGAGATGacattctttttatttacatttaaccaCATCTCTCAGTCCTCGACACTTTAACCCAAGTGCCCCGAGCCACttgaattaaaaacaatgaGTGAAATACTGTTAATTATAGAAAGGATGTCCATTTGAGAACATCGCTCTCTCAAATATGTGATTTTTCTTCCTTCTAATTCAGTTAGGTAGCATAGCTGAACAAGCTCCGGGTGAGAATTTTTTTCTTGGCCATTTCTAGAATCCAAATCATACTGCTAAAAATCATGTTCCATTAAAATAGCAGAAAGATAAAGCCCTCAAAATCAATTTCCTCCTTTGCAATACAAACCCACACTGCACAGAGATTAGTGTAATCCTGAGAGACGCACTAGACAAATTAagaagcctttttttttataactattTCCCCCCAacccttttttaaatttgtttttatgtaaCCATGAGCCCTGGTGAGAAAAGATTTGCCAAAGTGGCAGCTGCAAAATTGGCAGCATATTAAAATGCAACATTCAATATGCAAAATGATGGACTGAGATACTCAAAACAAAAATAGCAAATGAAATAGTAGCTGAACAGAATCTGTTCCAGAGGCAAGTTGGAATCATTATTgagtctaaaataataaaagcttaATAGACCGAAAGAACTCCACATGGAAAAGACCCTGCGAGGATTCAAACcaagaaccttcttgctgtgtggtgacagaaatcaccaaaccagttccattTCTAACATTTCATtgaaaaaatacaatgaatATGAAAATCTCTGAATCTTGAGTGTCAGATTCCCCCCTGGAGTATGCTCTGCAACCTATGCAAGTTTCTTCTTTGCATACTCGGTTCCAGAGCAGTCGCCGGCAGATAACTCCCTTTTCCAATTAACCAGGGTGAAGTAATCAGCTGCTGTTGGTAGCCCAAAAAATAGGTCCAAAGTATGGACTTTAAAACTGCCCTTCAGAAAACCTAGGTGACATGACAAAGGGTTTATCCAGTTCTTTTTATGCGGTCTATTGTAAGTCCTATTGCTGATAAATGAAGGTGGAGACGGCGTACAGGTGGAATTGCGTGTGTCTGCGTTCGATCGTGTCGAATGGCCTTACCTCCTGGAGGTACTTAAACGATTTGGATTTGGCAATAGCTTTTGTAAATGGTTCGAAATCTTATTTGTGGATTCTTCTGCGGTGGTGTCTACTAATAATCTCATCTCCCAACCTTTCAAACTATTTTGCGGTACTAGACAGGGATCACCAATTTCACCTCTTCTTTTTTGTAATAGCCATGGAACCATTAGCTATGGAGCTATGGAGGCATAGAACATAACACAGCAACGTACGCTGGTGATACTATTGTGTTTCTATCACATCTTACAAAATCGATTCCTTGTCTATTGGAACTTCTTGGTGAGTTTGGTACCTTCTCTGGATTCAAAATGAACAGAGAAAAATCATCTATCATGTTCTTCAATGCTAAGGAGAGGAAGAACCCCCCTGTAGTGCACCGTTTATTAATGCCACTGAAGGATTTAAATACTTGGGCATCAAAATAAACAATATTTGCTCAGCCAACTATGACCCCTTGTTAGCGGAGGTGTCAGAGGAGATTGTTAGATGGACAACACTGCCTTTCTCTATCCTAGGAAGGATACACATTATAAAGATGTCTATATTACCTACATTTTTATATAAGTTCCAGTCCATTCCACTGGCCCCTCCTCCCTCATTCTTTCTGAAGACCAGAAGGCTTTTCTCTAACTTCATTTGGAATAATAGGAAGCCAAGACTTAGACTGTCTCTATTATATTTGCCTTACGATAGGGGAGGGCTGCAGGTACCTAACCTAGAATGGTACTATTGGGCTGCACAGCTTAGGGCCACAATGTTTTGGTTTTCTGAAGATGTTCATTTGCCCTGGCTAGAGGTTGAAAAGCTTAGCTCAAAAGGATTAGCATTGGGTAACTATTTTTTTCCGCTTCCTTCAAAACTTTAAATAAGAGCACCACTAATCCTTTAGTTAAAAACACCATTGTTGTTTGGAACGCAGTTCAGAAACTGTTAGGGGACTCCCCAGGGCTATCCTGTAAAATAGGTAATGATCGCTTTGCTCCAGCAAAAAATTATATGGGTTTTAAAGCATGGTGGAATAAAGGTATAGTAGAACTCAAAGATGTATAGAAAGATTATACCCTAATGTCATTTAACGAGTTAAAGGCTAAATATGATATCccgcaaaaacattttttaagtaTTTACAACTTATAAGTTTCATCCTGGCAAATTTAAACAATTCAGTTCAACAACCTCCACTTTCCATTCTAGAAACCCATGTTACAAAAAATTGTTTTGACAAAAGATTGATTTCTAGGCTCTATAACATGATAGCTGAAAATCATAAAGAGAACTCTGACAGTAAGAGACAGGAGTGGATCCGAGACTTACAAAAAGATATAACAAGCAGTGAATGgactaaaatatgtttaaaaatacACACTTAAACTATGAACACTCGATTAAGAATTATACAATCAACTGGATAATACGTACATATATCTCTCCTGTACAGTTAAATGAATTTTACCCTAACATACCTGATTTATGTTATAAATGTAACAAACATCAAGGTACTCTATATCACTGCTTGTGGAATTGTGAAGAGATCCAAAAATTCTGGAACTCTGTTTTAAAGTATCTCTCTCAAATTACGGCATCCCCTGTATCTTTATGCCCTAAGCTGTGCATTTTAGGCATCTATCCTGATAACTGTGGTCTATcttgtaaagaaagaaaaatggttGCCCTATGTTTATTACAGGCCAAACGTTGTATTGCATTATGCTGGAAAAATGTTGGTTGCCCCTCTTTTACTCTCTGGCTAAACAACTTCAGCACTTGCTCTTGAGAAATTGACCTATATTATCAGAAAGAAGGCTTCTGAATTTTATGAAATTTGGAACATGTTTTTGGACCTTTTGAGGGTTGGTGACATAGAGGGGACAGTGGAAAAATAGGACAATGGAATAACACCTCATTGGTTCTCAGGAAGGCATGAAGTCACagacattttacatttttgttgttgctgtttatttatttttatttatttatttattttttcctttattattattaatgtagaACAATTTGTCTGGCTACATAAATGCATCTTTAATATCTCCATGGTACATCCACAGACAGTACTCTGtttaatgtttatgtttttgttttttttcccacacttctgaattaattaattattaatatttggcacaaatgtgtacaaatgtatttattttacatactGCCATTTGTTTTGATGTTATAAGTGTTGTTGAATGTTACTATAttacaaaaatcaataaatatatgtaaaaaaaaaaaaatgacattttaggTTTGAATCT is a window from the Cololabis saira isolate AMF1-May2022 chromosome 19, fColSai1.1, whole genome shotgun sequence genome containing:
- the LOC133419217 gene encoding solute carrier family 2, facilitated glucose transporter member 11-like, whose amino-acid sequence is MNSTGKQETGETSKASGSVGTLALTVCSAAIGGTFQYGYNISIINAPTSYIQGFINDTYLERWGTGLDTPQVTLVWTVIVSAFSLGGLCGALLAGPMAVKFGRKKSLLFNNLFLFVGAVLVLTSKAAKAFELIILARFLVGINAGVSMNVQPMYFGESAPKHLRGAVAFSSAVFTAFGIFLGQVVGITELLGTEPLWPYLLASNALPAMIQLVTLPWFPESPRYLLIDRGDREACVKALGRLRGGEAPALEMEEMLQEQQAALNSGSVAPAKTPWTLFKDRDLRSQLRTVMIASSAMMLCGNDSFYFYASYIFMEAGIPQEKIQYVTIGTGASEFIASILSNLLIERVGRRYLLIGGYSLMTCWGIVFTVALSLQSRGVAGMPYLSMACMFVYILSFGLGPAGVTGILPAEIFDQASRPAAYMVAGSLMWISLFLVGMLFPFIMSSLGNYCFLPFLIVCVVSALVLGLTLPETKGKSLAEITAEFDRRNGGKKVERPGRQADEPLNDHYQPGKACSFTTLACDPDSDQKNRA